A genomic segment from Tuwongella immobilis encodes:
- a CDS encoding sigma-70 family RNA polymerase sigma factor: protein MTDAHAQPEHYADYLRMLARSQITSRLQAKLDASDIVQQTLLQAHRNQHQYRGQTEAEWVGWLRVILANVLATELRKFHTQARDPAREMSIEASLDHSASRFDNLLAADQTSPSERAGRSEQRLQLARALAQLPNDQREVIERHHLMGWTIAEVAEQMQKSKPAVVGLLFRGLKRLRECLSDQEGSTHATKSSG, encoded by the coding sequence GTGACAGACGCCCATGCACAACCCGAACATTATGCCGATTATCTGCGGATGTTGGCGCGATCGCAGATTACCTCGCGGTTGCAGGCCAAGCTCGATGCCTCGGATATCGTGCAGCAAACCCTTCTGCAGGCGCATCGCAATCAGCATCAATATCGCGGCCAAACCGAGGCGGAATGGGTGGGCTGGCTGCGGGTGATTCTGGCCAATGTGCTGGCCACGGAATTGCGAAAATTCCATACGCAGGCTCGCGATCCGGCCCGGGAAATGTCCATCGAAGCCTCGCTGGATCATTCGGCCTCGCGGTTTGACAATCTGCTGGCGGCAGATCAGACCTCGCCCAGCGAACGGGCGGGCCGCAGCGAACAGCGGTTGCAACTGGCGCGAGCGTTGGCGCAATTGCCCAACGATCAGCGAGAAGTGATCGAACGGCACCATCTGATGGGGTGGACGATTGCCGAGGTCGCGGAGCAGATGCAAAAGAGCAAACCGGCGGTGGTCGGGCTGCTATTCCGCGGGCTGAAACGATTGCGGGAATGCCTCTCGGATCAAGAAGGGAGCACCCATGCCACGAAATCCTCGGGATGA